One region of Aminobacterium colombiense DSM 12261 genomic DNA includes:
- a CDS encoding NAD/NADP-dependent octopine/nopaline dehydrogenase family protein — translation MTRITVLGAGNGGQALAGDLASQDFEVTLFEHPQLEHKIADLKKSKTITLTGIMEKKGHLANVTTSAEEAIKGADIIYFLAPSFAQKPILESIAPYIEDNQKLVLMPGNFGSLVFRSYLKKIGNTTSLKMAEADTMPYACRLEALGRVNIWGIKQHLSIATLPGNQTETFISQIQQAFPIQLKAAPNVIAIGLYNTNMILHCPTMIMNAGRIESENGNFRFYGDGMTESVCSVMEAMDRERMFIGEALGIDLLSTMDDMKKLYNLEGKTLRETILNNSVYCGHGTDAPTSMNYRYLIEDVPYLLVPVSALAQKLGIAAPTINSIIHLSSVVNGQNYFETGVGLKELGLENVSVEEMRTL, via the coding sequence ATGACTAGAATAACAGTGCTTGGAGCAGGGAACGGCGGGCAAGCCCTCGCAGGAGATCTTGCCTCACAGGATTTTGAAGTAACACTTTTTGAGCACCCTCAACTAGAGCATAAAATAGCAGATTTGAAAAAAAGTAAAACCATCACTTTAACAGGAATAATGGAGAAAAAGGGGCATCTTGCCAACGTAACGACAAGTGCTGAAGAAGCTATAAAAGGAGCCGATATTATTTACTTTCTTGCTCCGAGTTTCGCTCAAAAACCAATTTTGGAATCAATAGCTCCTTATATAGAAGACAATCAAAAACTTGTACTTATGCCAGGGAATTTTGGTTCACTCGTTTTCAGAAGCTACCTTAAGAAAATAGGAAATACTACATCTTTGAAAATGGCAGAAGCCGACACCATGCCCTATGCATGTCGTTTGGAAGCACTTGGAAGAGTCAACATATGGGGTATAAAACAGCATCTTTCCATAGCTACTCTGCCTGGAAATCAGACTGAAACTTTTATATCTCAAATACAACAGGCCTTTCCTATACAATTAAAAGCAGCTCCTAACGTCATAGCTATAGGTTTATATAATACAAATATGATTCTCCACTGTCCCACTATGATTATGAACGCGGGAAGAATCGAGTCCGAAAACGGCAATTTTAGATTTTACGGTGATGGCATGACAGAATCTGTCTGTAGCGTTATGGAAGCGATGGATCGGGAACGCATGTTCATTGGGGAAGCACTTGGAATAGATCTACTGTCGACTATGGACGATATGAAGAAACTATATAACCTTGAGGGAAAAACTTTAAGAGAAACTATTTTGAATAACAGCGTTTACTGTGGTCACGGAACGGATGCACCAACTTCAATGAATTACAGATATCTCATAGAAGATGTGCCCTATCTTCTCGTTCCTGTTTCGGCCTTGGCACAAAAATTAGGAATTGCCGCTCCTACAATTAATAGCATCATTCATTTATCAAGCGTCGTAAATGGTCAAAACTATTTTGAGACAGGAGTAGGACTAAAAGAACTTGGTCTGGAAAACGTTTCTGTAGAAGAAATGCGCACATTGTAA
- a CDS encoding DtxR family transcriptional regulator, producing the protein MEDYLEEIFALEMHGDEATVTLLSERLDVTKGTVVSAIKKLVEADMLDHERYGSVALTEKGREQALNIYRRHAHLSFLFTEILGFDKEKAQNLACIMEHEMDSETDGRLFALTDYFCQALREGAAWFKELRVEMDDPSRLPTPLVALKPGMKGIVNRVTSNGLLRKRLMEMGLVPGTEITFLKTSPLGDPLEFEIGGRNLALRRSEAATVWVRRKKENESHDAT; encoded by the coding sequence ATAGAAGATTATCTTGAAGAAATTTTTGCCCTTGAAATGCATGGTGACGAAGCCACTGTAACACTCCTCTCTGAACGTCTGGACGTCACGAAGGGCACTGTGGTTTCCGCTATAAAAAAACTTGTAGAGGCTGACATGCTCGACCACGAGAGATACGGCTCTGTAGCTCTAACAGAAAAAGGCAGAGAACAGGCATTGAATATTTATAGACGGCATGCTCATCTTTCTTTTCTCTTTACTGAAATTCTCGGTTTTGACAAAGAAAAGGCTCAAAATCTGGCATGTATTATGGAGCATGAAATGGATAGCGAAACCGATGGCAGGTTATTTGCCCTGACAGATTATTTTTGTCAGGCTTTGAGGGAAGGAGCCGCGTGGTTTAAAGAACTGCGCGTTGAAATGGATGACCCTTCCAGACTTCCCACTCCTCTTGTCGCACTGAAACCAGGCATGAAGGGTATTGTAAATCGAGTAACTTCAAACGGTTTGCTCAGAAAACGACTTATGGAAATGGGCCTTGTCCCTGGAACAGAAATTACATTTTTAAAAACATCTCCCCTTGGAGATCCACTGGAATTTGAGATTGGGGGCAGAAATCTTGCGCTACGGCGTAGTGAAGCCGCGACTGTGTGGGTACGGCGAAAAAAGGAGAATGAAAGCCATGATGCCACTTAG
- the pncA gene encoding bifunctional nicotinamidase/pyrazinamidase, translating into MAITTGDALIVVDVQNDFCEGGSLAVPGGEDVVPVINGLVQYCESRQIPMFFSRDWHPENHISFKEQGGPWPPHCVQGQKGAAFHPELYIPSSAAVISKAASPDKDAYSAFDGTELLEMLRDQSILRVFICGLATDYCVKSTALDALKEGFEVFIVTDGIKGVNVQPDDSSRALEELDQQGAWLTTSYEAVEF; encoded by the coding sequence ATGGCTATTACAACTGGAGATGCGCTTATTGTAGTAGATGTTCAGAATGATTTCTGTGAAGGGGGATCGTTAGCTGTTCCTGGCGGGGAGGATGTTGTGCCTGTGATTAATGGCCTTGTTCAATATTGTGAAAGCCGCCAAATCCCCATGTTTTTCTCCAGAGATTGGCATCCAGAGAACCATATAAGTTTTAAGGAACAAGGGGGACCGTGGCCGCCCCATTGTGTTCAGGGACAGAAGGGGGCAGCCTTTCATCCCGAACTGTACATTCCTTCAAGTGCAGCGGTTATAAGCAAGGCGGCTAGCCCGGATAAAGATGCCTATTCTGCTTTTGACGGCACTGAATTATTGGAAATGCTCAGGGACCAGTCTATTTTAAGGGTGTTTATCTGTGGCCTTGCAACAGATTATTGTGTAAAAAGCACCGCCCTTGATGCCTTGAAAGAAGGTTTTGAGGTTTTCATAGTTACAGATGGGATAAAGGGCGTAAATGTTCAGCCTGATGACAGCAGCCGTGCTCTTGAAGAGCTTGATCAGCAGGGGGCCTGGCTTACCACAAGTTACGAGGCGGTGGAGTTTTAA
- a CDS encoding FeoA family protein, translated as MMPLSFVREGAVVKVENLAGGMSFRKRMAELGLLPGSVFTVLRTGGGPFLLKIGETRLALGQGVGNRIFVREI; from the coding sequence ATGATGCCACTTAGTTTCGTTAGAGAAGGCGCAGTTGTAAAGGTTGAAAATCTCGCGGGAGGAATGTCGTTTCGCAAAAGGATGGCAGAATTAGGCCTATTGCCGGGTTCTGTGTTTACTGTTTTGCGTACGGGCGGCGGCCCATTTTTGCTTAAAATAGGCGAAACTCGTCTTGCCCTTGGACAGGGCGTGGGGAATCGCATTTTTGTCAGGGAAATTTAG
- the feoB gene encoding ferrous iron transport protein B: protein MGNITLALAGNPNTGKTSLFNLLTGSRQHVGNWPGVTVERKEGHFSYEGMNFTLVDLPGIYSLGAASIDEQVASEFLIKEKPELAITVVDASNLERSLYLVVQMLEAGQPLIIALNMADVAENKGIRIHREKLEKALGVPVVPTVARERKGLEDLVKRVKDRFENGVSLSLLAIPYGEKVEQSLDRIAKNVSSALLREANIDRRLASIKIAEGDPLIISMLEKLGEAKEVTAIVEEENERLELELGYDLLTAVIERRWNFISAITQKVAERNLSLKKNLSPSDKIDRIVTHKIWGLPIFLIITWFMFRFTYAVGDPIADYLDGTISALGERIAFLMETAGFPLFAGSFVADGVIGGVGSIVVFFPHIMVLFAFIAILEDSGYMARGAFVMDRIMRAMGLHGKSFIPMLMGFGCNVPSIMATRVLERPRDRMITLLVLPFMSCSARLPVYLLFAGIFFGNHAGTIVFSLYVLGIAIAVISAKVLGSTLFKGESSQFVMELPPYHLPQAGSVLKSAWERASLFLKKAGTVIFGAVIIVWVMASLPLGVEYGSHESIVGRIGDMLAPLFAPAGFGFWQAGVALFFGFFAKEIVVGTLGTLLAGGEAGLASALPALFSPLSAYAFLVMTLLYVPCIAAVAAFKRETNSWKWTFFMIAYTTLIAYGAAVIVYQGGQLLLGLS from the coding sequence ATGGGCAACATAACTCTGGCTTTGGCCGGCAATCCTAATACAGGAAAAACAAGTTTGTTCAATCTTTTGACAGGCTCCAGACAGCATGTTGGGAACTGGCCTGGAGTTACCGTTGAGCGAAAAGAAGGGCATTTTTCCTACGAGGGAATGAACTTTACTCTCGTTGATTTGCCAGGAATTTATAGCCTGGGAGCTGCTTCCATAGATGAACAGGTAGCGTCTGAATTCCTCATTAAAGAAAAACCTGAACTTGCCATCACTGTGGTAGATGCTTCAAATCTAGAAAGAAGCCTCTATCTTGTGGTGCAAATGCTCGAAGCCGGGCAGCCTCTGATCATAGCGTTAAACATGGCTGATGTTGCAGAAAACAAGGGCATCCGTATCCATCGCGAGAAACTGGAAAAAGCGTTGGGAGTTCCAGTTGTTCCCACTGTGGCCAGAGAGAGAAAAGGCTTAGAGGACCTTGTTAAAAGAGTGAAGGACAGATTTGAAAATGGCGTTTCCCTATCTCTTCTTGCCATACCTTATGGCGAGAAGGTAGAGCAATCTTTGGACAGGATAGCAAAAAACGTAAGTTCTGCACTGCTGAGAGAAGCAAACATTGATCGTCGTTTAGCCTCCATAAAAATAGCAGAAGGGGATCCTTTGATTATCTCCATGCTTGAAAAATTAGGAGAAGCAAAAGAGGTTACGGCCATTGTGGAAGAAGAAAACGAACGTCTGGAACTGGAGCTTGGCTACGATCTCTTAACCGCCGTTATAGAACGGCGCTGGAATTTCATTTCCGCCATTACACAAAAAGTCGCAGAACGAAATCTTTCTTTAAAGAAAAATCTGTCTCCCTCTGACAAAATAGACCGAATTGTAACCCATAAGATTTGGGGATTGCCCATATTTCTTATTATTACTTGGTTCATGTTTCGCTTCACTTACGCAGTAGGTGACCCTATTGCGGATTATCTCGACGGAACTATTTCGGCACTGGGAGAAAGAATCGCATTTTTAATGGAAACTGCCGGGTTTCCACTTTTTGCGGGAAGTTTTGTGGCAGACGGCGTTATTGGAGGTGTAGGGTCAATTGTAGTCTTTTTTCCACATATAATGGTCCTCTTTGCCTTTATCGCCATTCTTGAAGATTCTGGCTATATGGCACGAGGTGCCTTTGTTATGGACAGAATTATGAGAGCAATGGGCCTGCACGGAAAGAGTTTTATACCCATGCTAATGGGCTTCGGCTGTAATGTCCCCTCTATTATGGCTACCCGCGTTCTGGAACGCCCCCGCGACCGCATGATTACTCTTTTGGTTCTTCCTTTTATGAGCTGCTCTGCCCGACTTCCTGTATATTTGCTTTTTGCAGGTATATTTTTTGGCAACCATGCTGGAACCATTGTATTTTCGTTGTACGTACTTGGAATTGCAATAGCTGTCATTTCAGCCAAGGTGTTGGGCAGTACTCTTTTTAAAGGAGAATCGTCACAATTTGTAATGGAACTGCCCCCATATCACCTGCCCCAGGCTGGTTCTGTATTAAAGAGCGCCTGGGAGCGTGCCAGTCTGTTTTTGAAAAAAGCTGGGACTGTTATTTTTGGAGCCGTTATTATCGTTTGGGTTATGGCTAGCCTCCCTCTTGGAGTTGAGTATGGCTCTCACGAAAGCATTGTCGGCCGTATTGGAGACATGCTGGCTCCTCTATTTGCTCCTGCGGGGTTCGGTTTCTGGCAGGCTGGCGTAGCACTCTTCTTCGGCTTTTTTGCAAAAGAGATTGTGGTAGGAACTCTCGGAACATTACTAGCTGGAGGCGAAGCAGGTCTTGCATCAGCATTGCCAGCCCTTTTCTCTCCCTTAAGCGCTTATGCTTTTCTTGTAATGACACTGCTCTATGTTCCGTGTATCGCTGCCGTAGCGGCTTTTAAACGGGAAACGAACAGTTGGAAATGGACCTTCTTTATGATCGCATACACTACTCTCATAGCATATGGCGCCGCCGTTATCGTTTATCAGGGAGGGCAGTTGCTACTCGGTTTGTCATAA
- a CDS encoding FeoA family protein has translation MGTPKLVLLSELPAGSLAIVFRIDGNPELKRKMLEMGLVPGTELLIQRKAPLNDPISVSFRGYELSLRVYEAESILVRKIELGGCDGNCKTCWGCH, from the coding sequence ATGGGTACTCCAAAGTTAGTTCTACTCAGCGAATTGCCAGCGGGTAGTCTTGCTATCGTTTTTCGTATTGATGGGAATCCTGAACTGAAACGGAAAATGCTGGAAATGGGCCTTGTGCCGGGAACTGAGCTCTTAATACAACGAAAGGCCCCCCTGAACGACCCTATATCTGTTTCATTTCGTGGCTATGAACTGAGCCTTAGAGTATATGAAGCTGAAAGTATTCTGGTGAGGAAAATCGAATTGGGTGGTTGCGACGGTAATTGCAAAACATGTTGGGGGTGTCATTAA
- a CDS encoding glycoside hydrolase family 65 protein, with the protein MTSWNLTYTGLDPEKEKLRETLCTLGNGYFATRGACAENGADSIHYPGTYLAGGYNRLKTEIAGKIIENEDLVNLPNWLPLSFRMNGGEWFHIESVEILSYEQKLNIRSGILCRVIHFRDQQGRKTVLMNRRVVHMGNPHLAGQETVIRAENWSGEIEFLTALDGKVINGGVPRYQSLSNRHLDPLCEEEINKESILLKVQTNQSELRIAEAARTQIFKNGDFVNPERYCIKEPGYIGQTFSMEMAEGDEIRLEKIVSLYTSRDKGMSECGCQAKIAVVEADSFEEILKSHALAWEHLWHRFEIDYYPADPQKGKRTSRILRLYTFHLLQTTSRHSMDLDVGVPSRGWHGEAYRGHIFWDEIFIFPMLNFRMPEITRSLLMYRYRRLDKARKAAQELGHRGAMYPWQSGSSGREETQKLHLNPKSGRWNPDNSHLQRHVNAALAYNIWQYYQVTEDLEFLSFYGAEMFIEIARFWASKTTFNKEIGRYEILGIMGPDEYHDAYPGANEPGLNNNSYTNIMTVWILNRALEIWNLLPETDRNPLCEKIGFSEEEREHWKNIARKMKIVFHKDGILSQFEGYEQLEEFDWEEYKKKYGNIQRLDRILEAEGDSPNRYKVSKQADVLMLFYLFSAEELRSIFKQLGYAFKYETIPQNINYYLKRTSHGSTLSRVVHSWVLARSNRSGSWELFLEALESDVADIQGGTTPEGIHLGAMAGTVDILQRAYTGIEARGGILYFNPAIPPELGELHMHIRYRSYPMEITITPEKLTIKTFPSPKGYIKIAFRSKTKKIKVDCGEILEFKI; encoded by the coding sequence ATGACCTCCTGGAATCTTACATATACAGGTCTTGATCCCGAAAAGGAAAAACTCCGTGAAACCCTCTGCACTCTTGGCAACGGCTACTTTGCCACGCGGGGAGCTTGCGCTGAAAATGGGGCTGATTCAATCCATTATCCGGGAACCTATTTGGCTGGTGGGTATAACAGGCTTAAAACGGAAATAGCTGGGAAAATCATTGAAAATGAGGATTTGGTCAACCTTCCCAACTGGTTGCCGCTGAGTTTTCGTATGAATGGCGGCGAATGGTTCCATATAGAATCTGTTGAAATACTTTCTTACGAACAAAAATTAAATATAAGGTCAGGCATCCTTTGTAGGGTGATTCACTTTCGCGACCAGCAGGGGAGAAAAACTGTTCTGATGAATCGAAGGGTAGTTCATATGGGCAATCCGCATTTGGCCGGACAGGAGACTGTAATAAGAGCGGAAAACTGGTCTGGAGAAATAGAATTTCTCACGGCTCTGGATGGGAAAGTGATAAATGGAGGTGTTCCACGTTATCAATCTTTGTCAAATCGGCATCTTGATCCTCTTTGCGAAGAAGAAATAAACAAGGAAAGCATCTTGTTGAAAGTTCAGACAAACCAGTCTGAACTTCGAATAGCAGAGGCAGCAAGAACTCAAATTTTTAAAAACGGAGATTTCGTCAATCCTGAAAGATACTGCATAAAGGAACCTGGATATATCGGCCAAACCTTTTCAATGGAAATGGCAGAAGGGGATGAAATACGTCTAGAAAAGATAGTAAGTCTCTACACATCGAGGGATAAAGGGATGTCGGAATGTGGTTGTCAGGCAAAAATTGCGGTGGTGGAGGCGGATTCCTTCGAAGAGATTTTGAAAAGCCATGCTCTCGCGTGGGAACATCTCTGGCATCGATTTGAGATAGATTACTATCCTGCAGATCCTCAAAAAGGAAAGAGAACGTCTCGGATATTGCGCCTTTATACCTTCCACCTCCTTCAAACCACGTCCAGACACTCCATGGATCTCGATGTGGGTGTTCCCAGCAGGGGATGGCACGGCGAAGCTTACAGAGGGCATATTTTCTGGGACGAGATATTTATTTTTCCTATGCTTAACTTTAGAATGCCGGAAATAACCCGTTCACTTCTCATGTATAGGTATCGCAGACTCGATAAAGCTCGTAAGGCTGCTCAGGAGTTGGGGCATAGAGGGGCCATGTACCCCTGGCAGAGCGGAAGTAGCGGCAGGGAAGAAACTCAGAAACTTCATCTAAACCCGAAATCGGGAAGATGGAACCCTGACAATTCCCATCTTCAACGGCACGTAAACGCCGCATTGGCGTATAACATCTGGCAGTATTATCAGGTTACGGAAGATCTTGAATTTCTTTCCTTTTACGGAGCAGAAATGTTTATAGAGATCGCCCGTTTTTGGGCAAGCAAAACGACATTCAACAAAGAGATTGGACGGTACGAGATTCTTGGAATAATGGGTCCTGACGAATATCACGATGCCTATCCGGGAGCAAACGAACCAGGGCTTAACAATAACTCATACACTAATATTATGACTGTCTGGATACTGAACCGGGCTCTTGAAATATGGAACCTTCTTCCTGAAACGGATCGTAATCCTCTTTGCGAAAAAATAGGTTTTTCAGAAGAAGAAAGGGAGCACTGGAAAAATATTGCCCGAAAGATGAAGATCGTTTTTCATAAAGACGGTATTCTGAGTCAGTTTGAGGGGTATGAACAGCTAGAGGAGTTTGATTGGGAAGAATATAAAAAAAAATATGGGAACATCCAGAGGCTTGATCGTATTTTGGAAGCGGAAGGGGATTCGCCCAACAGATACAAGGTTTCTAAACAGGCAGACGTACTCATGCTTTTCTACCTCTTTTCAGCGGAAGAATTAAGGAGTATTTTTAAACAACTGGGATATGCTTTTAAATATGAGACAATCCCTCAAAATATCAATTATTACCTTAAACGTACGTCCCATGGCTCTACACTGAGCAGGGTGGTGCACTCGTGGGTGCTGGCAAGGTCAAATAGAAGCGGATCCTGGGAGCTCTTTTTAGAAGCTCTTGAAAGTGACGTAGCTGATATACAAGGAGGGACGACTCCGGAGGGAATCCATTTAGGAGCCATGGCGGGGACTGTGGACATTCTTCAGCGGGCCTATACCGGTATTGAGGCTCGTGGTGGCATTCTTTACTTCAATCCCGCCATCCCCCCTGAACTTGGTGAACTTCATATGCATATCCGATATCGAAGTTACCCTATGGAAATTACAATTACTCCAGAAAAACTAACCATTAAAACTTTTCCAAGTCCAAAAGGATATATAAAGATAGCTTTCCGTAGCAAAACAAAAAAAATCAAAGTTGATTGTGGAGAAATCTTAGAATTCAAAATTTAG
- a CDS encoding transporter substrate-binding domain-containing protein: MLKTSKIFILSVIMSLIVAAPSLAAKSVMDRTVIRVGTEATYPPFEYRSEKNEIVGYDIDVVKALGAHLGKDVELVDMSFDGLIPALLTGKIDMIAAGMTNTEERRKKVDFSDVYYEIENAFVTKSDDESISKIEDLADKVATVQIGTAQDIFITNTKLPKEIKRFQKNDDALREVLLGRSDFCVVNLTVANAYLRNNDAFGSTLKIAFRNFIHKQGEGIALAIPKGDTTFQEALNKVLDEMKKSGELLGLKKKYQID; the protein is encoded by the coding sequence ATGTTGAAAACATCAAAAATTTTCATATTGAGTGTGATTATGTCTTTAATCGTTGCTGCTCCCTCTTTAGCCGCGAAATCGGTAATGGATCGTACCGTGATCCGTGTGGGGACAGAGGCAACTTACCCCCCCTTCGAGTACAGAAGTGAGAAAAATGAAATTGTAGGATATGACATCGATGTCGTTAAAGCTCTTGGAGCTCATTTAGGTAAGGACGTAGAACTTGTTGACATGTCTTTTGACGGCCTTATTCCTGCTTTGCTTACCGGAAAAATTGATATGATTGCCGCGGGAATGACAAATACGGAAGAGCGCAGAAAAAAGGTTGATTTTTCCGATGTTTACTATGAAATTGAAAATGCCTTTGTTACAAAATCAGATGATGAATCCATATCTAAAATAGAGGATCTTGCAGACAAAGTAGCTACCGTTCAAATCGGAACAGCGCAAGATATCTTTATTACTAATACGAAACTTCCAAAAGAAATTAAACGTTTTCAGAAAAATGACGATGCTTTGAGGGAAGTCTTATTGGGACGATCAGATTTTTGTGTTGTTAATCTTACAGTAGCCAATGCATACCTTAGAAATAACGACGCCTTTGGCAGCACGTTGAAAATTGCTTTTCGAAACTTTATACATAAACAAGGGGAAGGCATTGCCTTAGCTATTCCGAAAGGTGACACGACTTTTCAGGAAGCTCTCAACAAAGTTCTGGATGAAATGAAAAAGAGCGGGGAGCTTTTAGGGCTCAAGAAAAAATATCAGATAGACTAA
- a CDS encoding ornithine cyclodeaminase family protein, translating to MARLLCQSQISKMITMHDVVEIIDKTYKGMGEGTVINPTKGTLDLGESSPYPPYHADINSMPAYVGWVDTAGIKWAGGWMDNPKQGLPYVSAIIVLVNPRNGIFTGVLDGTLITNMRTGAQTAVALKYLYPEQKSLTVGLFGAGVQGRTQIAAISEVFDIDELKIYDVAPESAKLFAEEMGSKISGKITICTQPQEAAQGHAVITVTHAKDGFFKKTWFEPGTVLFPMGSYKECEDETLLTADYIVVDHVAQCLHRGALKDLAEAGKVSQEDITATLGELSVGAKKLTASSSSRVLCVPIGTGAMDVAVASVVLQRAEKEGIGDTFNFAI from the coding sequence ATGGCTCGGTTGTTGTGTCAATCTCAAATAAGCAAAATGATTACGATGCATGATGTCGTAGAAATAATTGATAAAACATATAAAGGTATGGGAGAAGGAACTGTAATAAACCCAACGAAAGGAACATTGGATTTAGGCGAAAGTTCTCCATATCCCCCCTATCACGCAGATATAAACTCTATGCCTGCATATGTAGGATGGGTAGATACAGCCGGCATCAAATGGGCAGGAGGCTGGATGGATAACCCTAAGCAGGGGTTGCCTTATGTAAGCGCTATCATTGTATTAGTCAACCCAAGAAATGGCATCTTTACTGGAGTTCTCGACGGTACCCTGATAACAAACATGAGAACCGGCGCCCAAACAGCTGTCGCTTTAAAATATCTTTATCCGGAACAAAAATCATTAACAGTGGGGCTTTTTGGAGCAGGAGTTCAGGGGCGCACCCAAATAGCCGCTATTTCAGAAGTTTTCGATATAGACGAATTAAAAATATATGATGTTGCACCTGAATCTGCAAAACTATTTGCGGAAGAGATGGGCAGCAAGATCTCGGGGAAAATCACGATTTGCACCCAACCTCAAGAGGCAGCTCAAGGTCATGCCGTTATAACTGTAACTCATGCAAAAGATGGCTTCTTTAAAAAAACGTGGTTTGAACCTGGAACAGTGCTCTTCCCCATGGGGTCTTATAAGGAGTGCGAAGATGAGACTCTTTTGACTGCGGATTACATTGTTGTAGACCATGTGGCGCAGTGCCTTCACCGCGGGGCATTAAAGGATCTCGCAGAAGCTGGCAAAGTGTCGCAAGAGGATATTACGGCTACGTTGGGGGAATTGTCAGTAGGTGCAAAAAAGCTCACTGCTTCGTCCTCTTCTCGCGTTCTTTGTGTTCCTATTGGGACAGGTGCTATGGATGTTGCTGTGGCATCAGTTGTTTTACAGCGAGCGGAAAAGGAAGGGATAGGAGACACATTTAATTTCGCTATATAA
- the otsB gene encoding trehalose-phosphatase encodes MRMNKELFNISRRDFDALLFDLDGVITKTAQIHSLSWKKLFDDYISATDRIPEKDKRPFDLKYDYRTYVDGKPRYEGVKSFLESRGILLPYGEPEDSPEEETICGLGNRKNKYFRNFLKKNRVALHHGARELLLLLKQKGFKTAVVTSSKNCSIVLKAAGLENLFDVQVDGRIAAHLKLKGKPAPDTFLEASTQLYVKPKRSIVFEDALAGIEAGRAGNFGCVIGVDRGGQKKALEERGADLVIDDLAALAVEGETVVVTQTMGEIPSAMMLLPYIEEKLQSHNFFVALDYDGTLTPIVERPEMALLSPEMRVTLKRLAEQYPVAIISGRDVRDIKNFIKLHTVIYAGSHGFDISSPPGMNLDFQIGREYLPILDRVQRSLEKSVEKIEGALLERKKFSLALHYRLVAESRVKDVESLVDKVLDHEPKLRKGLGKKVFELKPDLDWDKGRALIWLIEAMGLEVEKTLPLYIGDDITDEDAFKTLQSIGIGIVVKDGERKRESMAEYCLEDTTEVREFLQKLVKLPSKGGRS; translated from the coding sequence ATGAGGATGAATAAAGAATTATTCAACATTAGCAGAAGGGATTTCGATGCATTGCTTTTTGATCTCGATGGTGTCATAACGAAAACCGCCCAAATTCATTCCCTTTCGTGGAAAAAACTCTTTGATGATTATATATCCGCAACAGACCGCATTCCTGAAAAAGACAAGCGGCCCTTCGATTTGAAATATGATTACCGTACCTATGTAGATGGAAAGCCACGTTATGAAGGGGTGAAGTCCTTCCTTGAGTCAAGGGGGATACTATTGCCTTATGGAGAACCTGAAGACTCGCCTGAAGAGGAAACCATTTGCGGATTGGGCAATCGTAAAAATAAATACTTCCGTAATTTTTTGAAGAAAAATAGGGTAGCGCTCCACCATGGGGCGCGGGAACTTTTACTCCTTCTAAAACAGAAAGGGTTTAAAACCGCTGTGGTTACTTCGAGCAAAAATTGTTCCATAGTATTGAAAGCTGCAGGTCTTGAAAATCTTTTCGATGTGCAGGTCGATGGTCGTATTGCAGCTCACCTGAAATTGAAGGGCAAACCTGCTCCCGACACGTTTCTTGAAGCGAGCACTCAGCTTTATGTAAAGCCGAAGCGATCGATCGTTTTTGAAGATGCCCTTGCTGGCATAGAGGCAGGAAGAGCTGGAAACTTTGGATGTGTCATTGGTGTAGATAGAGGAGGACAGAAAAAAGCTCTTGAAGAAAGGGGAGCCGATTTGGTTATAGACGACCTGGCTGCGCTGGCAGTAGAGGGGGAAACAGTAGTCGTTACCCAGACTATGGGGGAAATTCCATCTGCCATGATGCTCCTGCCATACATAGAAGAAAAACTCCAGTCTCATAATTTTTTTGTTGCGCTTGATTACGATGGAACCTTAACACCCATTGTAGAAAGGCCTGAAATGGCACTTCTTTCCCCAGAAATGCGAGTGACCTTAAAGAGGCTTGCCGAACAATATCCTGTTGCCATCATAAGTGGTCGAGACGTGAGGGACATTAAGAACTTTATCAAGCTTCACACTGTTATTTATGCAGGAAGCCACGGTTTCGATATTTCAAGCCCGCCTGGCATGAACCTCGATTTTCAGATTGGAAGAGAATATCTTCCCATATTGGACAGGGTTCAACGATCCCTCGAAAAAAGTGTTGAAAAGATAGAAGGAGCCCTTCTTGAACGAAAAAAATTTTCACTGGCTCTTCATTATCGCTTAGTTGCCGAAAGTCGCGTCAAGGATGTTGAGTCTCTGGTAGACAAAGTTCTGGACCATGAACCTAAACTGAGGAAGGGGCTGGGGAAAAAGGTTTTTGAACTTAAGCCCGATCTTGACTGGGATAAGGGACGGGCTCTTATCTGGCTCATAGAAGCCATGGGTTTGGAAGTTGAGAAAACACTTCCTCTTTATATTGGAGATGACATAACTGATGAAGATGCTTTCAAAACTCTGCAAAGCATAGGAATAGGCATTGTGGTAAAGGATGGAGAAAGAAAGAGAGAGTCAATGGCAGAGTATTGTCTGGAGGATACAACTGAAGTTAGAGAATTCCTGCAAAAGTTAGTGAAACTCCCCTCAAAAGGAGGAAGGTCATGA